A genomic window from Variovorax paradoxus includes:
- a CDS encoding response regulator transcription factor, protein MTTRPDTDKKIVVYLIEDEEDLQEALVYSLNQLGFVASGFSTASEFYRAYAVSRCDIVVIDIELPDENGFSIAQHLRSASNVGIVFATARGELNDRVRGLRGGADAYFVKPVHAEELAATLEGVYRRIKASKSSAERAQPPAAPRGTGRWTLKEGDWILCDPDGRALRLTMSERAIVACLFKQRNKPVDRSQLATALGGDLENFDLQRVDAVVSRLRRKALAAGMSLPLHAVRGTGYQFQA, encoded by the coding sequence ATGACCACAAGACCCGACACCGATAAAAAAATAGTCGTCTATCTGATCGAAGACGAAGAAGACCTTCAGGAAGCGCTTGTCTACAGCCTCAACCAGCTGGGCTTCGTAGCCTCGGGATTCTCGACGGCCTCCGAGTTCTACCGGGCCTATGCCGTCAGCCGCTGCGACATCGTCGTCATCGACATCGAACTGCCGGACGAGAACGGATTTTCGATTGCCCAGCACCTGCGTTCCGCGAGCAACGTCGGCATCGTGTTCGCTACCGCGCGCGGCGAACTCAACGACCGCGTTCGCGGCTTGCGCGGCGGCGCCGACGCCTATTTCGTGAAGCCGGTGCATGCCGAAGAGCTCGCGGCCACGCTCGAAGGTGTCTACCGGCGCATCAAGGCATCGAAGAGCAGCGCCGAACGGGCGCAACCACCGGCTGCCCCGCGCGGCACGGGACGCTGGACGCTCAAGGAAGGCGACTGGATCCTCTGCGACCCCGACGGGCGGGCGCTTCGCCTGACCATGTCGGAGCGGGCCATCGTGGCTTGCCTCTTCAAGCAGCGCAACAAGCCCGTCGACCGCTCGCAGCTCGCCACCGCGCTCGGCGGTGATCTCGAGAATTTCGACCTTCAGCGCGTGGACGCGGTGGTCAGCCGCCTGCGGCGCAAGGCGCTTGCGGCGGGCATGTCGCTGCCGCTGCACGCCGTCAGGGGCACCGGCTACCAATTCCAGGCCTGA
- a CDS encoding sigma-54-dependent transcriptional regulator — protein sequence MSEAPAIRVLLVEDDEDVRISTTQVLTLAGFEVESFASVERARPHIGFGVPAVVISDVRLPGLSGTEWLPELRNVDAELPVILVTGHGHIAMAVQAMREGAYDFIEKPFSSERLVAIVRHAIERRQLSLQVRALRDALENWQGIQSVLIGRSAQMQQVRQTVKTLAETSADVLVYGETGTGKELVARCLHDHSARRRQHFVPLNCGGLPESLAESELFGHEAGAFTGASRMRVGKFEYASGGTLFLDEIESMPMAVQIKLLRALQERSIERIGSNKTIPFDCRVVAASKDDLKAMSDQQKFRADLYYRLGVAFIELPPLRERREDIPLLFEHFTLQAASRYERPAPLLSNAQLADLMAYAWPGNVRELRNVADRFVLGLLGERLTQTRGGNSAEGVPALPRGLPQQVESFERAVIVEELRRQHGDQPATAAALGIARQTLHDKVRKLGVTVDEFK from the coding sequence GTGAGCGAAGCCCCTGCCATCCGGGTGCTGCTGGTCGAGGACGACGAAGACGTCCGCATCAGCACGACCCAGGTGCTGACCCTGGCCGGTTTCGAGGTCGAATCCTTCGCGAGCGTCGAGCGCGCGCGGCCGCACATCGGCTTTGGCGTGCCGGCCGTCGTCATCAGCGACGTGCGCCTGCCGGGACTGAGCGGCACCGAGTGGCTGCCCGAGCTGCGCAACGTCGATGCCGAACTGCCCGTGATCCTGGTCACCGGCCACGGCCACATCGCAATGGCCGTGCAGGCCATGCGCGAGGGCGCCTACGACTTCATCGAAAAGCCTTTCAGCTCCGAACGGCTGGTGGCCATCGTGCGCCATGCCATCGAGCGCCGGCAGCTCAGCCTGCAGGTGCGCGCGCTGCGCGACGCGCTGGAGAACTGGCAGGGCATCCAGTCGGTGCTGATCGGCCGTTCGGCGCAGATGCAGCAAGTGCGCCAGACCGTGAAGACGCTGGCCGAGACTTCAGCCGACGTGCTGGTGTACGGCGAGACCGGCACCGGCAAGGAGCTGGTCGCGCGCTGCCTGCACGACCACAGCGCGCGCCGCCGGCAGCATTTCGTGCCGCTCAATTGCGGCGGCCTGCCCGAGTCGCTGGCCGAGAGCGAGCTGTTCGGCCACGAGGCCGGCGCCTTCACCGGCGCCAGTCGCATGCGCGTGGGCAAGTTCGAATACGCCAGCGGCGGCACGCTGTTCCTCGACGAGATCGAGAGCATGCCGATGGCGGTGCAGATCAAGCTGCTGCGCGCGCTGCAGGAGCGAAGCATCGAGCGCATCGGCTCCAACAAGACCATTCCATTCGACTGCCGCGTGGTGGCCGCGAGCAAGGACGACCTGAAGGCCATGAGCGACCAGCAGAAGTTCAGGGCCGACCTGTACTACCGCTTGGGCGTGGCCTTCATCGAGCTGCCGCCGCTGCGTGAGCGGCGCGAAGATATTCCACTGCTGTTCGAACACTTCACCCTGCAGGCCGCGAGCCGCTACGAGCGCCCCGCGCCGCTGCTGAGCAACGCGCAGCTGGCCGACCTGATGGCCTACGCCTGGCCCGGCAACGTGCGCGAGCTGCGCAACGTGGCCGACCGCTTCGTGCTGGGCCTGCTCGGCGAGCGCCTGACGCAGACGCGCGGCGGCAACAGCGCCGAAGGCGTGCCCGCCTTGCCGCGCGGGTTGCCTCAGCAGGTGGAGTCGTTCGAACGCGCGGTGATCGTCGAGGAACTGCGCCGCCAGCACGGCGACCAGCCGGCCACGGCCGCCGCGCTGGGCATTGCGCGCCAGACACTGCACGACAAGGTGCGCAAGCTGGGCGTGACAGTGGACGAGTTCAAGTAG
- a CDS encoding sensor histidine kinase yields MISREPARRFDGPTDNARGWRGLPRWCGALALVAVAAFAGHQIAMQAGLARLREAAEHRLDMLATGLDADLARFDYLPALLEMTPVVPALLGTPTDTRLRDVVNRYLDGVNATAGAEMLYVLDAAGTSLAASDWDKPGTTVGQDLSFRPYVIDALGQGRGRFYGVGITSKRPGYYLSYALRRGQSARGVVAVKINLEETERAWRKLPGDVALIDQRGVVILSTRDDIKFRPLLPLDALQRAEVLRSRPYGEATLQPLQWTQKEALDRDVQVISLDGVDQLASARTLRGAPWQLVVLDDLAPLRVAARNAAITASLAMAVLLLVAVALWQRRRAVRQKLANQAALQAAHDTLESTVVARTAQLRAAQGELVHAGKMAALGQMSAGVVHELNQPLTAMRTLSESATILLDKSRLDDVRGNLERIRGMVDRLARLTSQLRTFAYKGELPLAPVQLSHAIADAQVIVAEASKKQRVTIEVDVQPPALSVMAEDAALGSVLANLMRNAIDAMQDAPVRTLRLEARPKEGRVLLSVTDTGSGIRPDILPRLFEPFVTGKAAGSGLGLGLVISAQLVRSMDGSLRAANLDSGGACFVIDLPAAIAVIHTPPVPSHSPLSIAQQE; encoded by the coding sequence ATGATTTCAAGGGAGCCGGCCCGGCGTTTCGATGGACCTACCGACAATGCCAGGGGATGGCGCGGCCTGCCGCGCTGGTGCGGCGCACTGGCCCTGGTGGCCGTGGCCGCCTTCGCAGGCCACCAGATCGCCATGCAGGCCGGCCTGGCGCGCCTGCGCGAGGCGGCCGAGCACCGGCTCGACATGCTCGCGACCGGGCTCGACGCCGACCTGGCCCGCTTCGACTACCTCCCCGCGCTGCTTGAGATGACGCCCGTCGTGCCGGCGTTGCTCGGCACGCCGACCGACACGCGGCTGCGCGACGTGGTCAACCGCTACCTCGACGGCGTCAACGCCACGGCCGGCGCCGAGATGCTCTATGTGCTCGACGCCGCCGGCACCTCGCTGGCCGCATCCGACTGGGACAAGCCCGGCACCACCGTCGGGCAAGACCTGTCGTTCCGGCCCTACGTGATCGATGCGCTGGGGCAGGGCAGGGGCCGCTTCTACGGCGTGGGCATCACCAGCAAGCGGCCGGGCTACTACCTTTCGTATGCGTTGCGCCGCGGCCAGTCCGCGCGCGGCGTGGTGGCCGTCAAGATCAACCTCGAAGAGACCGAGCGCGCCTGGCGCAAGCTGCCGGGCGACGTGGCGCTGATCGACCAGCGCGGCGTGGTCATTCTTTCCACGCGCGACGACATCAAGTTCCGTCCGCTGCTGCCGCTCGATGCGCTGCAGCGCGCCGAGGTGCTGCGCTCGCGCCCCTACGGCGAGGCCACCCTGCAGCCGCTGCAGTGGACGCAAAAGGAGGCGCTCGATCGCGATGTGCAGGTGATCTCGCTCGACGGCGTGGACCAGCTTGCCTCGGCCCGCACCCTGCGTGGCGCGCCGTGGCAGCTGGTGGTGCTCGACGACCTGGCACCGCTGCGCGTGGCGGCGCGCAATGCGGCCATTACTGCCAGCCTCGCGATGGCGGTGCTGCTGCTAGTGGCCGTCGCGCTGTGGCAGCGCCGCCGCGCGGTACGCCAGAAGCTGGCCAACCAGGCGGCGCTGCAGGCGGCGCACGACACGCTCGAATCGACCGTGGTGGCGCGCACCGCGCAGCTGCGCGCCGCACAGGGCGAGCTGGTGCATGCCGGCAAGATGGCCGCGCTGGGCCAGATGTCGGCCGGCGTGGTGCACGAACTCAACCAGCCGCTCACGGCCATGCGCACGCTGTCTGAAAGCGCCACCATCCTGCTCGACAAGAGCCGCCTGGACGACGTGCGCGGCAACCTCGAGCGCATCCGCGGCATGGTCGACCGGCTTGCGCGCCTGACCTCGCAGCTGCGAACCTTCGCCTACAAGGGCGAGCTGCCGCTGGCGCCAGTGCAGCTGTCGCATGCCATCGCCGACGCGCAGGTGATCGTCGCCGAGGCCTCGAAGAAGCAACGCGTGACCATCGAGGTCGACGTGCAACCCCCGGCGCTGAGCGTCATGGCGGAAGACGCAGCCCTGGGCAGCGTGCTCGCGAACCTGATGCGCAACGCCATCGACGCCATGCAGGACGCGCCGGTCCGCACGCTGCGCCTGGAGGCGCGGCCGAAGGAGGGGCGAGTGCTCCTGTCGGTGACAGACACCGGCTCGGGCATTCGCCCCGACATCCTGCCGCGCCTGTTTGAACCCTTCGTCACCGGCAAGGCCGCGGGCTCGGGGCTGGGCCTGGGGCTCGTGATCTCGGCACAATTGGTGCGGTCCATGGACGGCTCGCTGCGCGCGGCCAACTTGGACAGCGGCGGGGCATGCTTCGTCATCGACCTGCCTGCCGCCATTGCCGTGATCCACACCCCGCCTGTCCCATCCCATTCCCCCCTTTCCATTGCACAACAGGAGTGA
- a CDS encoding dicarboxylate/amino acid:cation symporter: MSHPVEHTTAPKPFYKSLYFQVITAIVLGVLLGHFYPDTGASMKPLGDGFIKLIKMIIAPIIFCTVVVGIAGMEDMKKVGKTGGLALLYFEVVSSIALVVGLVIINIVKPGAGMNVDVSQLDTKSIAAYTGPGKMQSTTDFLLNIIPNTVVDAFAKGEILQVLLIAVMFGFALHKFGGRGTLVFDVIEKGSHVLFVIVGYIMKVAPIGAFGAMAFTIGKYGVSSLLQLGQLMATFYATCLFFIFVVLGLIARFHGFSIWKFIKYIKEELLIVLGTSSSESVLPRMMAKLENLGAKKSVVGLVVPTGYSFNLDGTSIYLTMAAVFIAQATNTDMSLTQQLTLLAVLLLTSKGAAGVTGSGFIVLAATLSAVGHVPVAGLALILGIDRFMSEARALTNLIGNGVATIVVAKWTGDLDTVRMHQHLDQESTVEADEPERVLDATEAHMPASPARQA; the protein is encoded by the coding sequence ATGAGCCACCCCGTGGAACACACCACCGCACCCAAGCCCTTCTACAAATCCCTGTATTTCCAGGTCATCACGGCCATCGTGCTCGGGGTGTTGCTGGGGCATTTCTATCCTGACACCGGCGCTTCGATGAAGCCGCTGGGCGACGGCTTCATCAAGCTGATCAAGATGATCATCGCGCCGATCATCTTCTGCACGGTGGTGGTGGGCATCGCCGGCATGGAAGACATGAAGAAGGTCGGCAAGACCGGCGGCCTGGCGCTGCTGTACTTCGAGGTCGTGAGCAGCATCGCGCTGGTGGTGGGCCTCGTCATCATCAACATCGTGAAGCCGGGCGCGGGCATGAACGTCGACGTGAGCCAGCTCGACACCAAGAGCATTGCGGCCTACACCGGCCCGGGCAAGATGCAGAGCACCACCGACTTCCTGCTCAACATCATTCCTAACACGGTGGTCGATGCCTTTGCCAAGGGCGAGATCCTGCAGGTGCTGCTGATCGCGGTGATGTTCGGCTTTGCGCTGCACAAGTTCGGCGGCCGCGGCACGCTGGTGTTCGATGTGATCGAGAAGGGCTCGCACGTGCTCTTCGTGATCGTCGGCTACATCATGAAGGTCGCGCCCATCGGCGCCTTCGGTGCCATGGCCTTCACCATCGGCAAGTACGGCGTGAGCTCGCTGCTGCAGCTGGGCCAGCTGATGGCCACCTTCTATGCCACCTGCCTGTTCTTCATCTTCGTGGTGCTGGGGCTCATAGCAAGGTTCCACGGCTTCAGCATCTGGAAGTTCATCAAGTACATCAAGGAAGAGCTGCTGATCGTGTTGGGCACCTCGTCGAGCGAGTCGGTGCTGCCGCGCATGATGGCCAAGCTGGAGAACCTGGGCGCGAAGAAGTCGGTGGTCGGGCTGGTGGTGCCCACGGGCTACTCGTTCAACCTCGATGGCACCTCGATCTACCTGACGATGGCGGCCGTGTTCATCGCGCAGGCGACCAACACCGACATGTCGCTGACGCAGCAGCTCACGCTGCTGGCCGTGCTGCTGCTCACTTCGAAGGGCGCGGCGGGCGTCACGGGCAGCGGCTTCATCGTGCTGGCGGCCACGCTGTCTGCGGTGGGCCATGTGCCGGTGGCGGGGCTCGCGCTCATCCTGGGCATCGACCGCTTCATGTCGGAAGCCCGTGCGCTGACTAACCTGATCGGCAACGGCGTGGCCACCATCGTGGTCGCCAAGTGGACCGGTGACCTCGACACCGTGCGCATGCACCAGCACCTGGACCAGGAAAGCACGGTGGAAGCCGACGAGCCCGAGCGCGTGCTCGATGCCACCGAGGCGCACATGCCCGCCAGCCCGGCACGACAGGCCTGA
- a CDS encoding MFS transporter, whose amino-acid sequence MNDNAQPAAATDSASKRIALTVAAAFFMETLDATIIVTALPAIGAGFGMGALDASLGVTVYLIAMAALVPAAGWCAGRFGARRVFALAVGTFTVASLACGLAPTFEVFVAARVLQGAAAAFMSPVGRLVVLRETPKHRLIEAIGTITWPGLIAPVIGPPLGGLIATHASWRWIFLLNVPLGLVGLWLIMRLFPRRTDVAPTRFDAVGFVLTAVALAALVEGLTRLGGQQPGSAATLGLLAAGAVAAAAAVRHARRTTAPLLDLRALAVPTYALATATAGFVSRIAINASPFLLPLMFQIGFGMNAFQAGSMLLVYMGGNLVMKSATTAVLRRFGFRNVLTVNGAICAATLFGCGLLSPGDPLPWVCVLLFIAGMARSMNFTAINTLAFADVPDESRAGASTLGTMLQQVSLALGVALGAMVLGASKALRGAPAVQLADFHHAWYVVGLLMAIATLMTLRLDRHAGMAVSRRP is encoded by the coding sequence ATGAACGACAACGCCCAGCCGGCAGCGGCCACGGACAGCGCCTCCAAGCGCATCGCACTCACGGTGGCGGCCGCCTTCTTCATGGAGACGCTGGACGCCACCATCATCGTTACCGCGCTGCCGGCCATCGGAGCCGGCTTCGGCATGGGCGCGCTGGACGCGAGCCTGGGCGTCACGGTCTACCTGATCGCGATGGCGGCGCTGGTGCCGGCGGCGGGCTGGTGCGCCGGGCGCTTCGGGGCGCGGCGGGTGTTTGCGCTCGCGGTTGGCACCTTCACCGTGGCCTCGCTCGCCTGCGGGCTGGCGCCCACCTTCGAGGTGTTCGTTGCGGCGCGTGTGCTGCAGGGGGCGGCGGCGGCCTTCATGTCGCCGGTGGGGCGGCTCGTGGTGCTGCGCGAGACGCCGAAGCACCGGCTGATAGAGGCCATCGGCACCATCACCTGGCCGGGGCTCATTGCGCCGGTGATCGGCCCGCCGCTGGGCGGGCTCATCGCAACGCATGCCTCGTGGCGCTGGATCTTCCTGCTGAACGTGCCGCTGGGCCTCGTGGGCCTGTGGCTGATCATGCGGCTGTTCCCCCGCCGCACCGACGTGGCCCCGACGCGCTTCGACGCAGTCGGCTTCGTGCTCACCGCCGTTGCGCTGGCCGCGCTCGTCGAAGGCCTCACGCGCCTGGGCGGGCAGCAGCCGGGCTCGGCCGCCACCCTCGGCCTGCTGGCAGCCGGCGCCGTGGCCGCAGCCGCCGCGGTGCGCCATGCGCGACGCACCACAGCGCCCCTGCTCGACCTGCGCGCGCTGGCGGTGCCGACCTATGCGCTGGCCACCGCGACGGCCGGTTTTGTCTCGCGCATCGCCATCAACGCCTCGCCTTTCCTGCTGCCACTGATGTTCCAGATCGGCTTCGGCATGAACGCGTTTCAGGCGGGCTCAATGCTGCTGGTGTACATGGGCGGCAACCTCGTGATGAAGAGCGCCACCACGGCGGTGCTGCGGCGCTTCGGCTTTCGCAATGTGCTGACGGTGAACGGTGCGATCTGCGCCGCCACGCTGTTCGGCTGCGGGCTGCTGTCGCCGGGCGATCCGTTGCCGTGGGTGTGCGTGCTGCTCTTCATCGCGGGCATGGCGCGCTCGATGAACTTCACGGCCATCAACACGCTGGCCTTTGCCGACGTGCCCGACGAATCCCGCGCCGGCGCGAGCACGCTTGGCACGATGCTGCAGCAGGTTTCGCTCGCGCTCGGCGTGGCGCTGGGCGCGATGGTGCTCGGCGCTTCGAAGGCGCTGCGCGGCGCGCCGGCGGTGCAACTCGCGGATTTCCATCACGCCTGGTACGTGGTCGGCCTGCTGATGGCCATCGCGACACTGATGACGCTACGGCTCGACCGCCATGCGGGCATGGCAGTGTCGCGACGGCCGTGA
- a CDS encoding aspartate/glutamate racemase family protein codes for MPLHIGIVGCSAEGAALCYRTLCVEGAQHMGQAHAHPEVSMHTHSLAAYVDCLDRGDIDGVAQLMLSSAGKLAAAGADFLICPDNTIHQAMHRVLPQSPLPWLHIAEVVAAAAVSRGFRRVGVLGTRWLVDSEVYPQALSAAGLEAVRPDADERAMLGRIIMDELVRGVVRPESTAVLQQMIEGLKARGCDAVALGCTELPLVLNDCNSALPTLDSTRLLARAALRRATAG; via the coding sequence ATGCCACTGCACATTGGCATCGTCGGCTGCTCGGCCGAAGGCGCTGCGCTCTGCTATCGCACGCTGTGCGTCGAAGGCGCGCAGCACATGGGCCAGGCCCACGCGCACCCCGAAGTTTCAATGCACACGCACTCGCTCGCCGCGTACGTGGACTGCCTCGATCGCGGCGACATCGACGGCGTCGCGCAACTGATGCTGTCGTCGGCGGGCAAGCTCGCGGCGGCTGGCGCTGATTTTCTGATCTGCCCCGACAACACGATCCACCAGGCGATGCATCGGGTGCTGCCGCAGTCGCCGCTGCCGTGGCTCCACATCGCCGAGGTGGTTGCAGCTGCGGCAGTGTCGCGGGGCTTTCGCCGAGTGGGCGTTCTGGGCACGCGCTGGCTGGTCGACAGCGAGGTCTACCCGCAGGCGCTGTCGGCCGCCGGACTGGAAGCCGTGCGGCCTGATGCCGATGAGCGTGCAATGCTCGGCCGCATCATCATGGACGAACTGGTGCGCGGCGTGGTCCGGCCCGAGTCAACCGCGGTGCTGCAGCAGATGATCGAAGGCCTGAAGGCGCGCGGCTGCGACGCTGTGGCGCTGGGCTGCACCGAACTGCCATTGGTGCTGAACGACTGCAACTCGGCGCTTCCGACACTCGACTCGACACGCCTGCTGGCGCGCGCGGCACTGCGACGCGCAACGGCCGGCTGA
- a CDS encoding TRAP transporter substrate-binding protein, whose protein sequence is MKKPSMLKLLVAAVALFAMCGAGAQVKERTLKFAFQNQTGHPQAQGAQKFADLVAAKSGGKITVKLFAGGALGGDLQTVSALQGGTVELTVLNAGILSAQVKEFAAYDFPFLFNSGKEADAVTDGPFGQKLMARLEDKGLHGLGYWDLGFRNLTNSKRPIVKADDIAGLKIRVIQSPIYIDLFGALGANATPLPFPELYPALDQKAVDGQENPNTTILSSKFAEVQKYITQTRHIYNPQALLISKKTWDGMSAEEKKIITEASAESTAFQREASRGAADSALDALKKAGMTVSELPPEEMAKLRTKVKPVIDKYSASVGEATVKELMAEIDKVRK, encoded by the coding sequence ATGAAGAAGCCTTCGATGCTGAAACTGCTGGTTGCCGCTGTCGCGTTGTTCGCCATGTGCGGCGCCGGTGCGCAGGTCAAGGAGCGAACGCTCAAGTTCGCGTTCCAGAACCAGACCGGCCATCCGCAGGCGCAGGGCGCGCAGAAGTTCGCCGACCTCGTGGCCGCCAAGTCGGGCGGCAAGATCACCGTCAAGCTGTTCGCGGGCGGCGCGCTCGGCGGCGATCTTCAGACCGTGTCGGCGCTGCAGGGCGGCACGGTCGAACTCACGGTGCTGAACGCGGGCATCCTCTCGGCGCAGGTCAAGGAGTTCGCGGCCTACGACTTTCCGTTCCTGTTCAACAGCGGCAAGGAGGCCGATGCGGTCACCGACGGACCCTTCGGCCAGAAGCTGATGGCCAGGCTGGAAGACAAGGGCCTGCACGGCCTGGGCTACTGGGACCTGGGCTTTCGCAACCTCACCAACAGCAAGCGGCCGATCGTGAAGGCGGACGACATCGCGGGGCTGAAGATCCGCGTGATCCAGTCGCCGATCTACATCGATCTGTTCGGTGCGCTGGGCGCGAACGCCACCCCGCTGCCGTTTCCCGAGCTGTATCCGGCCCTCGACCAGAAGGCGGTCGACGGGCAGGAGAACCCGAACACCACCATCCTGTCGTCCAAGTTCGCCGAGGTGCAGAAGTACATCACCCAGACCCGGCACATCTACAACCCGCAGGCGCTGTTGATCAGCAAGAAGACCTGGGACGGCATGAGCGCGGAAGAGAAAAAGATCATCACCGAGGCGTCGGCCGAATCGACCGCGTTCCAGCGCGAGGCCTCGCGCGGCGCCGCCGACAGCGCGCTCGACGCATTGAAGAAGGCGGGCATGACCGTGTCGGAGCTGCCGCCCGAAGAGATGGCGAAACTGCGCACGAAGGTGAAGCCGGTCATCGACAAGTACTCGGCCTCGGTCGGCGAGGCCACCGTGAAAGAGCTGATGGCCGAGATCGACAAGGTGCGCAAATAG
- a CDS encoding TRAP transporter large permease: MTIVVFVGSLLLAMAMGIPIAFSLLASGVALMWHLDLFDAQILAQNVIGGADSFPLLAVPFFMLAGEIMNVGGLSKRIVDFALALVGHVKGGLGYVTIMAGCLLSALSGSAVADAAALTALLLPMMVKAGHDKARAGGLIAATGVIGPVIPPSIGLVIFGVAANVSISKLFLAAIVPGLLIGGALWITWAWLVRREKIVPPPRKSGAEIFTAFRKALWALMLPVIILVGLRMGVFTPTEAAVVAAVYALFVSIVVYRELSWKDLYAVFVGAAKTSAIVMFLIAAAMVSAWLITVADLPSKVVGLLQPFMGNQILLMIAIMVLVMIVGTAMDMTPTILILTPVLMPIVKAAGIDPVYFGVLFIINNSIGLVTPPVGTVLNVVAGVGKISMDDVTRGVVPFMIAEFAVMFLMVLFPWLVTGPARLFHG, from the coding sequence GTGACCATCGTCGTCTTCGTGGGCTCGCTGCTCCTGGCCATGGCGATGGGCATTCCCATCGCGTTCTCGCTGCTGGCCAGCGGCGTCGCGCTGATGTGGCACCTTGATCTGTTCGACGCGCAGATCCTCGCGCAGAACGTGATCGGCGGCGCCGACAGCTTTCCGCTGCTGGCCGTTCCGTTCTTCATGCTGGCCGGCGAGATCATGAACGTGGGCGGCCTCTCCAAGCGCATCGTCGACTTCGCGCTCGCGCTGGTCGGCCATGTGAAAGGCGGCCTTGGCTACGTGACCATCATGGCGGGTTGCCTGCTCTCCGCGCTCTCGGGGTCGGCCGTGGCCGACGCGGCCGCGCTGACGGCGCTGCTGCTGCCGATGATGGTCAAGGCGGGCCATGACAAGGCGCGCGCGGGCGGGCTCATCGCGGCCACCGGCGTGATCGGCCCGGTGATCCCGCCGAGCATCGGGCTCGTGATCTTCGGCGTGGCGGCCAACGTCTCGATCTCCAAGCTGTTTCTCGCGGCCATCGTGCCGGGCCTGCTGATCGGCGGCGCGCTGTGGATCACCTGGGCGTGGCTGGTGCGGCGCGAGAAGATCGTGCCTCCGCCTCGCAAGTCGGGCGCCGAAATCTTCACCGCATTTCGCAAGGCGCTGTGGGCGCTGATGCTGCCGGTGATCATTCTCGTGGGCTTGCGCATGGGCGTGTTCACGCCGACCGAGGCGGCCGTGGTGGCCGCCGTCTATGCGCTTTTCGTGTCGATCGTGGTCTATCGCGAGCTGAGCTGGAAGGATCTCTACGCGGTGTTCGTGGGTGCGGCCAAGACCAGTGCCATCGTGATGTTCCTGATCGCCGCGGCCATGGTGAGCGCATGGCTCATCACGGTGGCCGACCTGCCTTCGAAGGTGGTGGGGCTGCTGCAGCCCTTCATGGGCAATCAGATCCTGCTGATGATCGCGATCATGGTGCTGGTGATGATCGTGGGCACCGCGATGGACATGACGCCGACCATCCTGATCCTCACGCCCGTGCTGATGCCCATCGTGAAAGCTGCGGGCATCGACCCGGTCTACTTCGGCGTGCTCTTCATCATCAACAACTCGATCGGCCTGGTCACGCCGCCGGTGGGTACGGTCCTCAACGTGGTGGCCGGCGTCGGAAAGATCTCGATGGACGACGTCACGCGCGGCGTGGTGCCTTTCATGATCGCCGAGTTCGCCGTCATGTTCCTGATGGTGCTGTTCCCGTGGCTGGTGACGGGGCCGGCCAGGTTGTTCCACGGATAG
- a CDS encoding TRAP transporter small permease, producing the protein MNRWIDRCCAGIEALIAAALAVMVVLVFGNVVLRYGFNSGITLSEEVSRWLFIWMTFLGAVVALKEHGHLGVDMVVQKLPPIGKKICLAVGHVVMLYIVWLLFQGSTAQTRINWDVTAPVTGASMAVVYMSGVVFSVLAAFILMLDLLRLLTGRIAESDLVMVQESEEAVQLQQILGSQDSAAQGDAQQGARK; encoded by the coding sequence ATGAATCGATGGATCGACCGGTGCTGCGCCGGCATCGAAGCCCTGATCGCAGCCGCGCTTGCGGTCATGGTCGTGCTGGTCTTCGGCAACGTGGTGCTGCGCTACGGCTTCAATTCGGGCATTACCCTGTCCGAGGAAGTCTCGCGCTGGCTCTTCATCTGGATGACTTTTCTCGGTGCGGTCGTCGCGCTGAAGGAGCACGGCCACCTGGGCGTCGACATGGTGGTGCAGAAGCTGCCACCCATCGGCAAGAAGATCTGCCTCGCGGTGGGGCACGTGGTGATGCTCTACATCGTGTGGCTGCTGTTCCAGGGCAGCACGGCGCAGACGCGCATCAACTGGGACGTGACCGCGCCGGTCACCGGCGCCTCGATGGCGGTGGTGTACATGTCAGGCGTGGTGTTCTCGGTGCTGGCCGCGTTCATCCTCATGCTCGACCTGCTGCGCCTGCTCACCGGGCGCATTGCCGAGAGCGACCTGGTGATGGTGCAGGAGTCCGAAGAAGCGGTACAGCTGCAGCAGATCCTCGGTTCGCAAGACAGCGCCGCGCAAGGCGATGCACAACAGGGAGCACGCAAGTGA
- a CDS encoding type II 3-dehydroquinate dehydratase, which produces MKILVLHGPNLNLFGRREPHIYGKTTLTEINAQLQLLATELGVTLDILQSNHEGDLIDFLHTHIDEAQGALVNPAGLTQHGVPLHDAIKAMPFPIIEVHMSNIAARETWRAHSIISPAVKGTVQGLGPQSYLAALRALVEMHRQAAPA; this is translated from the coding sequence ATGAAGATCCTCGTCCTGCACGGCCCCAATCTCAACCTGTTCGGCCGCCGCGAACCCCACATCTACGGCAAGACCACGTTGACCGAAATCAATGCGCAGCTGCAGCTGCTCGCCACCGAACTCGGCGTGACGCTGGACATCCTCCAGTCGAACCACGAAGGCGACCTGATCGACTTTTTGCACACCCACATCGACGAGGCTCAGGGTGCGCTGGTCAACCCGGCCGGCCTGACGCAGCACGGTGTGCCGCTGCACGACGCGATCAAGGCCATGCCGTTCCCGATCATCGAGGTGCACATGTCCAACATCGCCGCGCGCGAGACATGGCGTGCGCATTCGATCATCTCGCCGGCCGTGAAGGGCACGGTCCAGGGCCTGGGTCCGCAGTCGTACCTGGCCGCGTTGCGCGCACTGGTCGAGATGCACAGGCAGGCCGCGCCGGCCTGA